Part of the Impatiens glandulifera chromosome 8, dImpGla2.1, whole genome shotgun sequence genome is shown below.
CAACGGTATAATATCGTTACCAAATAAaatcaaggtataccgaaatcaaggtacggtaaatgtatgaatttttatatatcaaaatttctAATATGGTATAAGGTATACCATACCGACCCATTGTAGAGTTAAAAGTGGAATTTCAATCTTAAACAATTTGTAAATACTATATACCataaaatattatcaactatttatatatttttataaattgtaattaatattttttatgtcaaGTGTTATATTCACAATGTGAGAAgtgatacaatatttataacaaataaaatagtaGACATTATCAAGGTATGTATAAtgatttatatacatttaactAAGTTTGAAATATCTCTATATATGATCTTGTTTTgcattatttttgttttccttacaaaatattttgtttgaaattattccttatatatttattttgtttaaatttacaccataaatatgtaaaagcatttaaaatgttataaaaccgTAATTTGTGTTGAAAATATGTACAAATTCCTCTTATACAAgatatatctatattttttcTAAGTCTGTTTCGAGCAAAACTTTCACATTTGTCTTTAGATAACTTCTTCAACTTCATTCTCAAACTATGACGCGTATACTATGTTCTATTTCAAGTTAATGATGTTACAAACTAAGGCGGAGACGAGGTTATTTCGTCTCttccatatttaaatattgtggGTTTGTGTTGTGCCCCCAAATAATTTCTAAGCAATAAAGAATGTtgatgttgaagaagaaaaaattatatgataatagTCATATacttacaatataaataataggatagaaattatgaaatataaaatatgatattgtaATACAAAAAcccgtaatattttttaaccgACCGAGTAGACAAGAGTTACACTAAAAGAGCGACAATCTCTTAGTGAGAATGAATTGGGAGTGAGAATGagtgtattttaatttaaagacgACATGCGTTTATTAGTCAAAATTAGCTCTAatccaaatttgaaaaacacaaCCTACTTAAAATTTGAAGTGATCGATAgtttaaagttaattattaaGGGTTCAAATTTTGACCATAGAATAAGAATTCTTCCAAGTACTTGAAGTTAGGTTCTTCATTTTGTATTGTTCTATAAATCTTAACtatttcaaaccaaaataaatgtataaaaataaatatataaagaattatttcaaacaaaattatatatatatatatatgtggatatttaaaacttagttaaatgTATCGAATTATTGTACATATTTGTCATTTtcagtttatttaatattctacTTTcgtttttattatcaattttatttatttatttagtagtTTAAATCTTTGtgttaaataaatcataatatcTTAATGATTAATCTTTTTGTTCTAACTCTATTTGTGgtaaattattaagtattagACCCACAAAATACACATTTTTAGATTTATTGTGAAAgttttcattgatttttttttatataattgcaaggtttaaaaaataaaataaaacaatttgtaTTTGTTAAAAGTAgagaaaataaagtaataaactaaaaaaacaaaatcaagttttatttttatttttatttttattctcgCTACCtcctatatataaatattacagCTTCAGACCTAAGGTATAGAGAAACAGCATAGAGCGACGAGAGGAGGAGGCGGCGGCGTCAAGAGCAATAATCATCATCTGATTTTGAGGTGGAAATGGATCCAGATTCAGTATCAAAGGCTTTCGTCGAACATTATTACTCTACCTTCGATACCAATCGAGCCGGTCTCGCTAACTTGTATCAGGATGCGTCTATGCTAACCTTCGAAGGCCAGAAGATCCAGGGATCGGTCAACATCGTCGCCAAATTGACCAGCCTCCCCTTTCAACAGTGCAAGCACAGCATCACCACCGTCGATTGCCAACCTTCCGGCCCTTCTGGTGGCATGCTTGTTTTTGTCAGTGGCAATCTCCAACTAGCGGGCGAGCAGCATGCCCTCAAGTTCAGCCAGGTACGCATATTCCCTTCAAACCCTAGTTTTACTTTCGTCTTCATCAAACTAGTTGAAGATCTATGGATATTACTGTCTTGATCAAGTTTTTTATTGTCTTCAAATTGAAATTACAATATCTGCTCCGATTTGAATGTTTTGCTCCCTCATTGTCCTGCACATCAGAATCCAGTCAATctgttcttcttttttatattggTCATTTACAGTCATTTTTATCTGATTAGTTGATGTTATGTTCACATAGGCAATCACATGAGTAAATATAGACTTTTTATAAGTGAGAGATCAATGTGCTATAACCAATCTTTTGCCTCAATATTCCAAAGAATCCAAGAGTCATCAAGGATATAATGGGATATTGAGGATGAAGGGAGAAATTTTCGATAAATAGAATCAACTAGTGGAGAAGAAAAACACAGTGATAGCTAGAAAGAATTTGTTAGACCTTGTGTAAGTTATAGAGTTCTAACCAGGTAAAACATTATGTATGCAATTGTTTGATctaggattatttgaataaccaagtgaTTATTTCATTCTTGTTTGATATAGGTTTTATAGGAAATCAGATTATATGGGTAAAAAGATAGAGGAGGATAGATAATTTGAAAGATGTAACTGATGGGTATATTGTTGATTGGATAATTCCAAATAACCCCCACATAAACAAGGCCTAGGTCTAGTAATAAACACGTGAAATATTGACATGAGATATAGTTTACCGATCTGATTGAACCTTTTTTGACTTATCCTTCTTCAAAAAAAACTTCCTTGTTCACAATTTTAAGTGATTCGACGATTTCCCTTCTCAAGTGTTTTAATGCAtctctttattttctttgtatTCATAAGATGTTTGATCATTTGaatgatattgttatttttctcGTTATCTTTCCCAGATGTTTCATCTTATGCCAACACCCCAAGGCAGCTTTTATGTACTGAATGACATTTTCCGCTTGAACTATGCTTAAGAGATGGTGATATCCAAATGGTTAGCTATTGGCATTCTTATCTTGCCTCAATGATTTTATTTCTGTTTTAATGTATTTTGCGGAGAATGTTCCAAATCAGCTTTTGGCATTTATTTGTTATCggaattttatgtatttttgcaGACTGAGGAAGTTCTTAAACTTACAATTCTCTGATTTTATCATTCATTCTCtgattttattattctaattgtAAGATTTCAATTGGACAAACCAAATTAAAGTAGTTTGATTTTGAAACTCTAGACCAACTGAGGGAATAATAATTTGACTTCAAAGTTAATTTAGTTATCTTGTAAATTGTT
Proteins encoded:
- the LOC124912050 gene encoding nuclear transport factor 2B, which translates into the protein MDPDSVSKAFVEHYYSTFDTNRAGLANLYQDASMLTFEGQKIQGSVNIVAKLTSLPFQQCKHSITTVDCQPSGPSGGMLVFVSGNLQLAGEQHALKFSQMFHLMPTPQGSFYVLNDIFRLNYA